One genomic region from Streptomyces sp. NBC_00457 encodes:
- a CDS encoding APC family permease, with amino-acid sequence MSVTASDTPAEKTPKTPPAAAGLRSGSLGTADIAFFVVSAAAPLTVMAGVAPLAILLGGIGAPVGYLVAGITLTVFAVGFTTMSRHVKSGGAFYAYITRGLGRPAGIGAALLALIGYNGMEIGVFGLLGTAGRDTAQALFGIDVHWLPIALAGLLLVGYGGYRSVDFGAKLLGILLVAETGILVLLAGGVLVKGGAHGLSGASFTPGNVFVGGTAVVLAFAFAAFTGFESTVIYRREARNPERTVPRATYVAVGFLGLFYAFIVWTVIQAFGDAEVIGAAAKDPGGLFFSAITTYVGAWAADLMHIFIVTSVLASLLAFHNAINRYVLALSEEGVLPSKLGRVHSRHRSPYIAGTAQTVLGAVVVLGFWAAGADPYQQLLLWVNTPGMIGLFVLQLLAAIAVPCYFRRISHQEGVLRTVVAPVTAALLLATAIGLVVSHIDAFTGASPTVNTVLIALSPTVFVIGLGLAWWLRRQRPQVYADFAAEPSESSA; translated from the coding sequence ATGTCCGTGACCGCCTCCGACACCCCCGCGGAGAAGACGCCGAAGACGCCGCCCGCCGCGGCCGGCCTCCGCTCCGGTTCCCTCGGCACCGCCGACATCGCCTTCTTCGTCGTCTCCGCCGCCGCCCCGCTCACCGTCATGGCCGGCGTCGCCCCGCTCGCGATCCTGCTCGGCGGCATCGGCGCCCCGGTCGGCTACCTCGTCGCCGGCATCACCCTCACCGTCTTCGCCGTCGGCTTCACCACCATGAGCCGGCACGTCAAAAGCGGCGGCGCCTTCTACGCGTACATCACCCGCGGTCTCGGCCGCCCCGCCGGCATCGGCGCCGCCCTGCTCGCCCTCATCGGCTACAACGGCATGGAGATCGGCGTCTTCGGCCTCCTCGGCACCGCCGGCCGGGACACCGCGCAGGCCCTCTTCGGCATCGACGTCCACTGGCTGCCCATCGCCCTGGCCGGTCTCCTCCTCGTCGGCTACGGCGGCTACCGCTCCGTCGACTTCGGCGCCAAGCTGCTCGGCATCCTGCTCGTCGCCGAGACGGGCATCCTGGTGCTGCTCGCGGGCGGTGTGCTGGTCAAGGGCGGTGCGCACGGGCTGTCCGGCGCCTCCTTCACGCCCGGCAACGTCTTCGTCGGCGGTACGGCCGTCGTCCTGGCCTTCGCGTTCGCCGCGTTCACCGGCTTCGAGTCGACCGTGATCTACCGGCGTGAGGCGCGGAACCCGGAGCGCACGGTGCCGCGCGCGACCTACGTCGCCGTCGGATTCCTCGGCCTCTTCTACGCGTTCATCGTCTGGACCGTCATCCAGGCCTTCGGCGACGCGGAGGTGATCGGAGCCGCTGCCAAGGACCCCGGCGGACTCTTCTTCTCCGCCATCACCACCTACGTCGGCGCCTGGGCGGCCGACCTGATGCACATCTTCATCGTCACCAGCGTCCTCGCCTCCCTCCTCGCCTTCCACAACGCCATCAACCGCTACGTGCTGGCTCTCTCCGAAGAGGGCGTACTGCCAAGCAAGTTGGGCCGCGTCCACTCGCGCCACCGCTCCCCGTACATCGCCGGAACCGCGCAGACCGTCCTCGGCGCCGTAGTCGTCCTCGGCTTCTGGGCCGCCGGCGCCGACCCGTACCAGCAGCTGCTGCTGTGGGTGAACACCCCGGGAATGATCGGCCTGTTCGTCCTCCAGCTGCTCGCCGCGATCGCCGTGCCCTGCTACTTCCGCCGGATCAGCCACCAGGAGGGCGTCCTGCGGACCGTCGTGGCCCCCGTCACCGCGGCTCTCCTGCTCGCGACGGCCATAGGGCTCGTCGTCTCGCACATCGACGCGTTCACCGGCGCTTCCCCGACGGTGAACACTGTCCTCATCGCCCTCTCGCCCACGGTCTTCGTCATCGGCCTCGGACTGGCATGGTGGCTGCGCCGCCAACGACCGCAGGTGTACGCCGACTTCGCCGCCGAGCCGTCCGAGTCTTCTGCATGA
- a CDS encoding amidohydrolase, which yields MPTADLILAGAKIRTLDPGRPYATAVAVRDGLIAAVGDESDVRDWRGPGTEVVRLEGAHLVPGLVDAHSHPVWGLDMATGVDLSGVADLAGLRAALGSAERIDGWVVGYGLDHNAFEGRSIDRSLVEDVLGGAPAFLRLYDGHSALVSGAALAAAGVAGPRAFTQRSEVVCDFAGRPTGHLVEHAAMDLVAEVMPRASYDVRRARLVELLSAMAATGLTGAHVMDAGDPELVGAVAGETVLPVRLRFAPWCMPGADADDLAGLVAAQGRGGRHWRVDGVKFFMDGTVEGGTAWLEHADCHGQGTDAFWPDPDAYAAAVRQLHTAGVRTATHAIGDAAVRHVLDVVASLGPKAHGRHRVEHIETAPDDLLPRFARLGVAASMQPPHTAYTRADGTDEWSRRLGAGRAAHAWRLHDLRDAGATVALGSDWPIAHYDVRTVLATARSPKGAASARAGLTGLEALEGCTTHAALAAGESGAAGRIAPGFRADLTALSVDPVTAPADEVAQAPVRLTVTGGHVVHRT from the coding sequence ATGCCCACCGCCGACCTCATCCTCGCCGGCGCCAAGATCCGTACTCTCGACCCCGGCCGTCCCTACGCCACCGCCGTCGCCGTACGCGACGGGCTGATCGCGGCGGTGGGCGACGAGAGCGACGTACGGGACTGGCGCGGGCCGGGAACAGAGGTCGTACGGCTGGAGGGCGCGCACCTCGTGCCCGGCCTGGTGGACGCGCACAGTCACCCGGTGTGGGGGCTGGACATGGCGACGGGGGTGGACCTCTCCGGGGTCGCCGACCTGGCGGGCCTCCGGGCCGCGCTCGGGTCCGCCGAGCGGATCGACGGCTGGGTCGTCGGCTACGGCCTCGACCACAACGCCTTCGAGGGGCGGTCCATCGACCGGTCCCTCGTCGAGGACGTGCTCGGCGGCGCGCCCGCCTTCCTCCGGCTGTACGACGGACACTCGGCCCTGGTGAGCGGCGCGGCGCTGGCCGCCGCGGGGGTGGCCGGACCGCGCGCGTTCACGCAGCGCTCGGAGGTGGTCTGCGACTTTGCCGGGCGGCCCACCGGGCACCTCGTCGAGCATGCGGCGATGGATCTGGTGGCCGAGGTCATGCCCCGGGCGTCGTACGACGTCCGGCGGGCGCGGCTCGTGGAGCTGCTGTCCGCGATGGCGGCGACCGGGCTCACCGGCGCGCACGTCATGGACGCCGGGGACCCCGAGCTGGTCGGGGCGGTGGCCGGGGAGACCGTGCTGCCGGTGCGGCTGCGGTTCGCGCCCTGGTGCATGCCGGGGGCGGACGCCGACGACCTGGCCGGGCTGGTCGCCGCGCAGGGCCGGGGCGGGCGGCACTGGCGGGTCGACGGGGTCAAGTTCTTCATGGACGGGACCGTCGAGGGCGGCACGGCGTGGCTGGAGCACGCGGACTGCCACGGGCAGGGGACGGACGCGTTCTGGCCCGATCCGGACGCGTACGCCGCCGCCGTACGGCAGCTGCACACGGCCGGCGTGCGCACCGCCACGCACGCCATCGGGGACGCGGCCGTGCGGCACGTGCTGGACGTGGTCGCGTCGCTGGGGCCCAAGGCGCACGGCAGGCACCGCGTCGAGCACATCGAGACCGCCCCGGACGACCTGCTGCCACGGTTCGCGCGGTTGGGGGTGGCCGCCTCCATGCAGCCGCCGCACACCGCGTACACCCGTGCCGACGGCACCGACGAGTGGTCCCGCCGCCTGGGCGCCGGCCGTGCCGCTCACGCCTGGCGCCTGCACGATCTGCGCGACGCGGGCGCGACGGTCGCCCTGGGCTCGGACTGGCCGATCGCCCACTACGACGTACGGACAGTCCTGGCGACGGCACGCAGCCCCAAGGGCGCCGCTTCGGCACGGGCGGGCCTGACGGGACTCGAGGCGCTGGAGGGCTGCACGACGCATGCGGCGCTCGCGGCGGGGGAGTCAGGCGCGGCGGGCCGCATTGCTCCGGGGTTCCGGGCGGACCTCACGGCCTTGTCCGTGGACCCGGTGACGGCTCCCGCGGACGAGGTGGCTCAGGCTCCGGTACGACTGACGGTGACCGGCGGTCACGTGGTGCACCGGACTTGA
- a CDS encoding phosphatase PAP2 family protein, with the protein MGETTVTTAEEGREAAVPHPVTVETRPGPLSRLRTPRRPRLWFEILLIAVSYWTYSLIRNAVPEQKGQALSNADWLWRLEQDLGLAVEESVNHAVNSVTWLIVGMNYYYATLHFVVTLGVLVWLFRSHPGRYAATRMVLFATTGVALVGYYLYPLAPPRLMNGQSFIDTVMVHDTWGSMASGDLKNMSNQYAAMPSMHIGWSVWSGLTIFALASVPWVRVLGLLYPVATLIVIVATANHFWLDAVGGLMCLAFGYAVARVWYGTLPYSLPRALREVRR; encoded by the coding sequence ATGGGTGAGACGACCGTGACAACCGCCGAGGAAGGCCGCGAAGCGGCCGTTCCGCACCCTGTCACGGTCGAAACCAGGCCCGGTCCGCTGAGCAGGCTGCGCACCCCTCGGCGGCCCCGGCTGTGGTTCGAGATCCTTCTGATCGCGGTGAGTTACTGGACGTACTCACTGATCCGCAACGCCGTCCCGGAGCAAAAAGGACAGGCTCTGAGCAACGCCGACTGGCTCTGGCGGCTCGAGCAGGATCTCGGCCTCGCCGTCGAGGAATCCGTCAACCACGCGGTGAACTCGGTGACTTGGCTCATCGTCGGCATGAACTACTACTACGCGACACTGCACTTCGTGGTCACTCTGGGTGTCCTTGTGTGGCTGTTCCGCAGTCATCCCGGCCGCTATGCGGCGACCCGGATGGTGCTCTTCGCGACGACAGGTGTGGCCCTCGTCGGTTACTACCTGTATCCACTCGCCCCGCCGCGGCTCATGAACGGCCAGAGCTTCATCGACACGGTGATGGTCCACGACACCTGGGGTTCGATGGCCTCCGGCGACCTGAAGAACATGTCCAACCAGTACGCCGCGATGCCGTCGATGCACATCGGCTGGTCGGTCTGGTCCGGCCTGACGATCTTCGCGCTGGCCTCGGTCCCGTGGGTCCGTGTCCTGGGCCTGCTCTACCCGGTGGCCACGCTCATCGTGATCGTCGCCACCGCCAACCACTTCTGGCTGGACGCCGTCGGCGGCCTGATGTGCCTCGCCTTCGGCTACGCGGTGGCGCGGGTCTGGTACGGGACGTTGCCTTACTCGTTGCCGCGCGCTCTGCGGGAAGTGCGGCGATAG
- a CDS encoding LacI family DNA-binding transcriptional regulator: MTTRLADIAAQAGVSEATVSRVLNGKPGVAATTRQSVLAALDVLGYERPVRLRQRSEGLVGLITPELENPIFPALAQVIGQALTRQGYTPVLATQTPGGSTEDELTEMLVDRGVAGIIYVSGLHADTTADMQRYEQLRAQGVPFVLVDGFSPKVQAPFISPDDRAAMNLAVTHLVSLGHTRIGLALGPKRFVPVQRKIEGFVRSVQDQLGLATDTIETELVQHSLYTLEGGQAAATALIGRSCTAVVCASDMMALGAIRAARQHSLEVPRDISVVGFDDSPLIAFTDPPLTTVRKPVPAMGQAAVRTLLEEIGGTPAPHSEFVFMPELVVRGSTASAPGERTGDRSRS; encoded by the coding sequence GTGACCACACGGCTTGCCGACATCGCTGCTCAGGCGGGGGTGAGCGAAGCGACCGTCAGCCGCGTCCTCAACGGGAAGCCGGGCGTCGCCGCCACCACCCGCCAGTCCGTGCTGGCCGCACTGGACGTCCTCGGCTACGAACGTCCCGTGCGCCTGCGGCAGCGCAGCGAGGGCCTGGTGGGCCTGATCACCCCGGAGCTGGAGAACCCCATATTCCCGGCCCTGGCCCAGGTGATCGGCCAGGCGCTGACGCGGCAGGGCTACACACCGGTCCTGGCCACCCAGACCCCGGGCGGTTCGACGGAGGACGAGCTGACCGAGATGCTCGTCGACCGGGGCGTCGCCGGGATCATCTACGTCTCCGGACTGCACGCCGACACCACCGCCGACATGCAGCGCTACGAGCAGTTGCGCGCGCAGGGCGTGCCGTTCGTGCTCGTCGACGGCTTCTCCCCCAAGGTGCAGGCGCCGTTCATCTCGCCGGACGACCGGGCCGCGATGAACCTGGCGGTCACACATCTGGTGTCGCTCGGCCACACCCGGATCGGCCTCGCGCTCGGCCCGAAGCGGTTCGTGCCGGTCCAGCGGAAGATCGAGGGCTTCGTCCGCTCCGTACAGGACCAGCTCGGACTGGCCACGGACACGATCGAGACCGAGCTGGTCCAGCACTCCCTCTACACGCTGGAGGGCGGCCAGGCGGCGGCCACCGCGCTCATCGGCCGAAGCTGTACGGCGGTGGTGTGCGCCAGCGACATGATGGCGCTGGGCGCGATACGGGCGGCCCGGCAGCACAGTCTGGAAGTCCCCCGGGACATCTCGGTGGTGGGCTTCGACGACTCCCCGCTGATCGCCTTCACCGACCCGCCCCTGACGACGGTCCGCAAGCCGGTTCCGGCGATGGGGCAGGCGGCGGTGCGGACGTTGCTGGAGGAGATCGGGGGGACGCCCGCGCCGCACAGTGAGTTCGTGTTCATGCCGGAGCTGGTGGTGCGCGGTTCGACGGCTTCGGCGCCTGGTGAGCGGACCGGGGACCGGAGTCGTTCCTGA
- a CDS encoding extracellular solute-binding protein, whose protein sequence is MRRGIAATALVASLALAATACGGDGDSGDKADGPVTITWWDTSNATNEAPTYQALVKEFEAANKDVKVKYVNVPFDQAQNKFDTAAGASGAPDVLRSEVGWTPAFAKKGYFLPLDGTEALADESKFQPSLIEQAKYEGKTYGVPIVTDTLALVYNKELFEKAGVEAPKTWDDLKKAAATIKDKTGVDGYWGSTQAYYAQSFLYGEGTDTVDADGKKITVNSAEAKKAYGTWLDLFDGKGLHKADTTADAYAHIQDAFVNGKVAAIVQGPWEITNFYKGSAFKDKQNLGIATVPAGSSGKAGAPTGGHNLSVYAGSDEAKQQAALKFLKFMTSAKSQEAVALKNSTLPTRDDAYTAEVKADPGIAGYQGVLSAAQPRPALPEYSSLWGPLDTELPKIAGGKESLDKGLSNAETAIAKLVPDFSK, encoded by the coding sequence ATGCGGCGTGGCATAGCGGCCACCGCGCTGGTGGCGTCCCTCGCCCTCGCGGCGACGGCCTGCGGCGGAGATGGCGACAGCGGAGACAAGGCCGACGGTCCGGTCACCATCACCTGGTGGGACACCTCCAACGCCACGAATGAGGCGCCGACGTACCAGGCCTTGGTCAAGGAGTTCGAGGCCGCCAACAAGGACGTCAAGGTCAAGTACGTCAACGTCCCCTTCGACCAGGCGCAGAACAAGTTCGACACCGCCGCCGGTGCCAGCGGCGCCCCGGACGTGCTGCGCTCCGAGGTCGGCTGGACGCCCGCCTTCGCCAAGAAGGGCTACTTCCTTCCGCTGGACGGCACCGAGGCCCTCGCCGACGAGAGCAAGTTCCAGCCCAGCCTGATCGAGCAGGCCAAGTACGAGGGCAAGACGTACGGCGTGCCGATCGTCACCGACACCCTCGCGCTGGTCTACAACAAGGAACTCTTCGAGAAGGCCGGCGTCGAGGCCCCGAAGACCTGGGACGACCTGAAGAAGGCCGCCGCCACGATCAAGGACAAGACCGGCGTCGACGGCTACTGGGGCTCCACCCAGGCCTACTACGCCCAGTCCTTCCTCTACGGCGAGGGCACCGACACCGTCGACGCCGACGGCAAGAAGATCACCGTCAACTCGGCCGAGGCCAAGAAGGCGTACGGCACCTGGCTGGACCTCTTCGACGGCAAGGGCCTGCACAAGGCCGACACCACCGCCGACGCCTACGCCCACATCCAGGACGCGTTCGTCAACGGCAAGGTCGCCGCGATCGTCCAGGGCCCGTGGGAGATCACCAACTTCTACAAGGGCTCCGCGTTCAAGGACAAGCAGAACCTCGGCATCGCCACCGTCCCGGCCGGCTCCAGCGGCAAGGCGGGCGCCCCGACCGGCGGGCACAACCTCTCCGTGTACGCCGGCTCCGACGAGGCGAAGCAGCAGGCCGCGCTGAAGTTCCTGAAGTTCATGACCTCGGCGAAGTCCCAGGAGGCCGTGGCCCTGAAGAACTCCACGCTGCCGACCCGCGACGACGCCTACACCGCCGAGGTCAAGGCCGACCCGGGCATCGCCGGCTACCAGGGCGTCCTCTCCGCCGCCCAGCCGCGCCCGGCGCTGCCCGAGTACAGCTCCCTCTGGGGCCCGCTGGACACCGAGCTGCCCAAGATCGCCGGTGGCAAGGAGTCCCTGGACAAGGGTCTGAGCAACGCCGAGACCGCGATCGCCAAGCTGGTGCCGGACTTCAGCAAGTGA
- a CDS encoding sugar ABC transporter permease, translated as MSTTTVKTSAPADQPPASGAPRKVRRRGERGPGASLASHGILIAASLIALFPIAWLVFLSLGPDKDDYLHPGGIWGKMTFDNYSFVLSDTNFFDWLKSSLIVSLGATVIGVFVAATTGYAVSRMRFPGYKKFMWVLLVTQMFPVAVLMVPMYQILAELKLIDSYGGLILVYLTTAVPYCAWLLKGYFDTIPFEIDEAGRVDGLTPFGTFARLILPLARPGLAVAAFYSFITAFGEVAFASTFMLSDTKYTLAVGLQSFVSEHDAQRNLMAATAVLIAIPAAGFFYLVQKNLVTGLTAGGTKG; from the coding sequence ATGAGCACTACGACCGTCAAGACGTCCGCTCCCGCCGATCAGCCGCCCGCGTCCGGCGCGCCCCGCAAGGTGCGCCGGCGCGGCGAGCGCGGGCCCGGCGCGTCCCTCGCGTCCCACGGCATCCTGATCGCCGCGAGCCTGATCGCGCTCTTCCCGATCGCCTGGCTGGTCTTCCTCTCCCTCGGCCCGGACAAGGACGACTATCTGCACCCCGGAGGGATCTGGGGGAAGATGACGTTCGACAACTACTCGTTCGTCCTGTCGGACACGAACTTCTTCGACTGGCTGAAGAGTTCGCTGATCGTCTCGCTGGGTGCCACCGTGATCGGTGTGTTCGTCGCCGCCACCACCGGATACGCGGTCTCCCGGATGCGCTTCCCGGGCTACAAGAAGTTCATGTGGGTGCTACTGGTCACCCAGATGTTCCCGGTAGCCGTACTCATGGTGCCGATGTACCAGATCCTCGCGGAACTGAAGCTCATCGACAGCTACGGTGGCCTCATCCTCGTCTACTTGACGACGGCCGTGCCGTACTGCGCTTGGCTGCTCAAGGGCTACTTCGACACCATCCCGTTCGAGATCGACGAGGCCGGGCGCGTCGACGGGCTGACCCCCTTCGGCACGTTCGCGCGGCTGATCCTGCCGCTCGCGAGGCCCGGTCTGGCCGTGGCCGCGTTCTACAGCTTCATCACGGCTTTCGGTGAGGTCGCGTTCGCCTCCACGTTCATGCTGTCCGACACGAAGTACACGCTGGCGGTCGGGTTGCAGAGCTTTGTGAGTGAGCATGACGCGCAGCGGAACCTGATGGCTGCGACGGCTGTGCTGATCGCGATACCGGCCGCCGGGTTCTTCTACCTCGTGCAGAAGAACCTGGTGACCGGTCTAACGGCAGGTGGAACCAAGGGCTAG
- a CDS encoding glycoside hydrolase family 13 protein: MTQQHSAIAPAPNSAKAKRSDWWRDAVIYQVYPRSFADSNGDGMGDLEGVRTRLPYLRDLGVDAVWLSPFYASPQADAGYDVADYRAVDPMFGNLLDADALIRDAHELGLRIIVDLVPNHSSDQHEWFKRAVAEGAGSPLRDRYHFRPGKGENGELPPNDWESIFGGPAWTRVPDGEWYLHLFAPEQPDFNWEHPAVGDEFRSILRFWLDMGVDGFRIDVAHGLVKAEGLPDLGSHEQLKLLGNDVMPFFDQDGVHDIYRQWRTILDEYAGERIFVAEAWTPTVERTANYVRPDELHQAFNFQYLSTSWDAEELRTVIDRTLEAMRPVGAPATWVLSNHDVTRHATRFANPPGLGTQIRSAGDRELGLRRARAATLLMLALPGSAYVYQGEELGLPDVVDLSDDVRQDPAYFRGAGQDGFRDGCRVPIPWTRTGPSYGFGAGDSWLPQPDGWGELSIEAQTGDADSTLELYRTALAVRREQPDLGAGDSVEWLRAPEGVLAFRRGEFVCVANTGAESVTVPAHGRVLLASGEVTEADGEAKVPADTTVWWTTA; encoded by the coding sequence ATGACCCAGCAGCACTCCGCCATCGCCCCGGCACCCAACTCCGCCAAAGCCAAGCGCAGCGACTGGTGGCGGGATGCGGTGATCTACCAGGTCTATCCGCGCAGTTTCGCCGACAGTAATGGCGACGGTATGGGGGATCTGGAAGGCGTACGAACCCGGCTGCCGTATCTGCGGGACCTCGGGGTCGATGCCGTGTGGTTGAGCCCCTTTTATGCCTCGCCGCAGGCCGACGCCGGTTACGACGTCGCCGATTACCGGGCCGTGGACCCGATGTTCGGCAATCTGCTCGATGCGGACGCGCTGATCCGCGACGCGCATGAGCTGGGTCTCAGGATCATCGTCGACCTGGTGCCCAATCACTCCTCCGACCAGCACGAGTGGTTCAAGCGGGCGGTCGCGGAGGGGGCGGGTTCGCCGCTCCGGGACCGGTACCACTTCCGGCCGGGCAAGGGGGAGAACGGCGAACTCCCGCCCAATGACTGGGAGTCGATCTTCGGTGGGCCCGCGTGGACGAGGGTGCCCGACGGTGAGTGGTATCTGCATCTCTTCGCGCCGGAGCAGCCCGACTTCAACTGGGAGCACCCGGCCGTCGGGGACGAGTTCCGCTCGATCCTGCGGTTCTGGCTGGACATGGGCGTCGACGGCTTCCGTATCGACGTGGCGCACGGCCTGGTGAAGGCGGAGGGCCTCCCTGACCTGGGATCGCACGAACAACTGAAGCTGCTGGGCAACGATGTCATGCCGTTCTTCGACCAGGACGGGGTGCATGACATCTACCGCCAGTGGCGGACGATCCTGGACGAGTACGCGGGGGAGAGGATCTTCGTCGCCGAAGCCTGGACGCCGACCGTCGAGCGCACCGCCAACTACGTCCGGCCGGACGAGCTGCACCAGGCCTTCAACTTCCAGTACCTGAGCACGAGTTGGGACGCGGAGGAGCTGCGTACGGTCATCGACCGCACGCTGGAGGCCATGCGCCCGGTCGGCGCCCCCGCCACGTGGGTGCTGTCCAACCACGACGTGACCCGCCACGCGACCCGCTTCGCCAACCCCCCGGGTCTCGGCACGCAGATCCGCTCGGCGGGCGACCGCGAACTGGGCCTCCGCCGCGCTCGCGCCGCCACGCTGCTGATGCTGGCGCTGCCCGGTTCGGCGTATGTCTACCAGGGCGAGGAGCTGGGCCTTCCGGACGTCGTCGACCTGTCGGACGACGTGCGCCAGGACCCGGCGTACTTCCGGGGCGCCGGACAGGACGGCTTCCGCGACGGGTGCCGGGTGCCGATCCCGTGGACGCGTACGGGGCCGTCGTACGGCTTCGGCGCGGGCGACAGCTGGCTGCCCCAGCCCGATGGATGGGGCGAGTTGAGCATCGAGGCCCAGACGGGTGACGCCGACTCGACGCTGGAGCTGTACCGCACCGCGCTCGCCGTCCGCCGCGAGCAGCCCGATCTGGGCGCGGGCGACTCGGTGGAGTGGCTGCGCGCCCCCGAGGGCGTCCTGGCCTTCCGGCGCGGGGAGTTCGTGTGCGTGGCCAACACCGGCGCTGAGTCGGTGACGGTGCCCGCGCACGGTCGCGTGCTGCTCGCCAGCGGTGAGGTGACGGAGGCGGACGGCGAGGCGAAGGTGCCGGCCGACACGACGGTGTGGTGGACCACGGCCTGA
- a CDS encoding response regulator, with product MAATTGSLTVAIVDDHPVVIEGIQTWLSEEPRISVGHTGETTDVAPGVADVLILDLNLHGRLVIGDIATLAAAGQRVIAFSQFTEQRVVLESLEAGACEFVAKNEGRAHLVNAVLAAAGDRPYVTPTAAGVLVGDRGASRPKLSSQERTALLWWFQSMSKASVARRMGVSVHTVDVYIRRARVKYAQVGRTAPTKADMLARAIEDGLVTPDDITGYESAAVSGS from the coding sequence ATGGCCGCTACGACCGGCTCCCTGACCGTCGCCATCGTCGACGATCACCCTGTCGTCATCGAAGGCATCCAGACCTGGCTGTCCGAGGAGCCGCGTATCTCGGTGGGGCACACCGGCGAAACCACGGATGTGGCGCCCGGCGTCGCGGATGTCCTCATTCTCGATCTGAATCTGCACGGCAGACTCGTCATCGGCGACATCGCCACGCTGGCCGCCGCGGGCCAACGGGTCATCGCCTTCTCGCAGTTCACCGAGCAGCGGGTGGTCCTCGAATCGCTGGAGGCCGGAGCATGCGAGTTCGTCGCGAAGAACGAAGGACGGGCCCACCTGGTGAACGCGGTGCTGGCCGCGGCGGGCGACAGACCCTACGTCACGCCGACAGCCGCCGGGGTCCTGGTCGGTGACCGCGGCGCGAGCAGACCCAAGCTGTCCTCGCAGGAACGCACCGCGCTGCTGTGGTGGTTCCAGTCCATGTCGAAGGCTTCGGTCGCCCGGCGCATGGGCGTCTCGGTGCACACGGTGGACGTGTACATCCGTCGGGCACGAGTCAAGTACGCGCAGGTCGGCAGGACCGCACCGACCAAGGCGGACATGCTGGCCCGGGCGATCGAGGACGGCCTGGTGACGCCCGACGACATCACGGGCTACGAGTCGGCGGCGGTCAGCGGGAGTTGA
- a CDS encoding sensor histidine kinase, which translates to MLTQGPAQLQLRRKSARLSAVLRAASAVGAAVVAVVGFAPPARSVWVAVAVVGLLLWSGLFIVLMFRPEPRSWLCAGDTAVVVVLCLAHGNLVPAEVLGASAGSGWIDMVAGSGIFIAQFGLRQPLAMAAAIAIAAAYAVGAPGIRDAPLIMVLQGLLGATVVFLLRHGARRADLALSEEAAARAAARARSAARTDELDQQRLLHDTVLATLTIVGTGSITRDSAALTDRAAADLAVIEDLRAHPGVARDVAHEPAPLDVALRTVVLTHRVGLPSLDIEFDVPPLDLPHEVVEALSQAIAEALTNVAQHADTRAARVTARRTGEGVTVEVCDSGGGFDPAAVPSHRRGLRESVYGRMRAVGGSARAVSSPGAGTRVVLRWEP; encoded by the coding sequence GTGCTGACGCAGGGGCCCGCCCAACTTCAGCTGCGGCGCAAGTCCGCACGCCTGTCGGCTGTCCTGAGGGCAGCAAGTGCTGTCGGAGCGGCCGTGGTCGCCGTGGTCGGCTTCGCACCGCCCGCGCGCTCCGTCTGGGTGGCCGTCGCGGTCGTCGGACTCCTTCTGTGGAGCGGCCTGTTCATCGTGCTGATGTTCAGGCCGGAACCTCGTTCCTGGCTCTGTGCCGGTGACACCGCTGTCGTCGTGGTGCTCTGCCTGGCGCACGGCAACCTCGTCCCGGCCGAGGTCCTGGGAGCGAGCGCGGGCAGCGGATGGATCGACATGGTCGCCGGCAGCGGCATCTTCATCGCCCAGTTCGGTCTACGGCAGCCCCTGGCGATGGCGGCGGCGATCGCCATCGCGGCGGCTTACGCGGTGGGCGCCCCCGGCATCCGGGACGCCCCCCTGATCATGGTGCTCCAGGGACTGCTCGGCGCCACTGTCGTGTTCCTGCTGCGTCATGGAGCGCGCAGGGCGGACCTCGCGCTGTCCGAGGAGGCGGCGGCGCGCGCGGCAGCGCGGGCCCGGTCCGCCGCCCGCACCGACGAACTGGACCAGCAGCGACTGCTGCACGACACCGTGCTCGCCACGCTCACCATCGTGGGCACCGGCAGCATCACCCGTGACTCGGCCGCGCTGACGGACCGGGCCGCGGCCGACCTGGCCGTCATCGAAGACCTGCGGGCACACCCCGGCGTGGCACGCGACGTGGCGCACGAGCCGGCACCGCTGGATGTCGCGCTGCGCACCGTCGTACTGACGCACCGCGTCGGCCTCCCGTCCCTGGACATCGAGTTCGACGTGCCGCCGCTGGACCTTCCCCACGAGGTCGTGGAAGCCCTCTCGCAAGCGATCGCCGAGGCCCTGACCAACGTGGCCCAGCACGCGGACACCCGCGCTGCCCGGGTCACGGCCCGACGGACCGGGGAGGGCGTCACCGTCGAAGTCTGCGACAGCGGAGGCGGGTTCGACCCCGCGGCTGTTCCCTCCCACCGGCGCGGTCTGCGGGAGTCGGTCTACGGCCGGATGCGTGCCGTGGGCGGCAGCGCCCGGGCGGTCTCGTCCCCCGGCGCAGGCACCCGGGTCGTGCTGAGGTGGGAACCCTGA